The Dehalogenimonas sp. 4OHTPN genome window below encodes:
- a CDS encoding TIGR01906 family membrane protein, producing the protein MNKLGRLALRAAAWGLVPAVPLLITGAVIAFAVNFQPLYEYGFDSYDVGRTTGLSEAELSRAAEGLIDYFNSGAEYIDLTVEKDGRPFALFNDREIVHLYDVKGLIHLDYQVLFWSAAYTLLISSIIMVARRQPARLAAPLFWGGVLALVIVVSRAVIAIVDFDAFFVQFHMVSFVNDFWLLNPATDYLIMLFPGGFWRDAMVFVDVIILSLTAAVTVIAWRHVRIGDGIS; encoded by the coding sequence ATGAATAAGCTCGGCCGGCTGGCGCTTCGGGCGGCGGCCTGGGGACTGGTGCCGGCGGTGCCGCTGCTGATTACGGGCGCCGTCATCGCCTTTGCCGTCAATTTCCAGCCGCTCTACGAGTACGGCTTCGACAGCTACGACGTCGGCCGGACCACCGGGCTTTCGGAGGCGGAGCTGTCCAGGGCCGCCGAAGGCCTCATTGATTACTTCAACTCCGGCGCGGAGTATATAGACCTCACCGTCGAAAAAGACGGCCGGCCCTTCGCCCTGTTCAACGACCGGGAGATCGTCCACCTCTACGATGTCAAGGGACTGATCCACCTCGACTACCAGGTGCTGTTCTGGAGCGCCGCTTACACCCTGCTGATCAGCTCTATTATTATGGTTGCTCGGCGGCAGCCGGCGAGGCTGGCGGCGCCGCTATTCTGGGGCGGCGTGCTGGCTTTAGTCATCGTCGTCTCCAGGGCGGTCATCGCCATCGTCGATTTCGACGCCTTTTTCGTCCAGTTCCACATGGTCAGCTTTGTCAACGATTTCTGGCTGCTTAATCCGGCCACTGACTACCTGATCATGCTGTTCCCCGGCGGCTTCTGGCGCGACGCCATGGTCTTCGTCGACGTCATCATTCTTTCGCTGACCGCGGCGGTCACCGTCATTGCCTGGCGCCATGTCAGGATCGGTGACGGCATAAGCTAG
- the thpR gene encoding RNA 2',3'-cyclic phosphodiesterase — protein MTEAPSIRAFIAVELPEPVKTELAAFQRRLAAEQAAGIKWVSPNGIHLTLKFLGQAAPGQIEAIRAALATAVEPVPAFELGLSGLGAFPNLRRMNVVWCGLSGGLDRLVELQRAVEAEVSPLGFPAENRAFSPHLTLARLREDVSAEARQALAKKLAGTKFEPDLKIPVEDVSLMQSTLLPRGAEYRCLASFRLAGRQPDRRQAP, from the coding sequence ATGACTGAAGCGCCTTCAATCCGCGCCTTCATCGCCGTCGAGCTGCCAGAGCCGGTCAAGACCGAACTGGCGGCATTCCAGCGGCGGCTGGCTGCCGAACAAGCGGCGGGCATCAAATGGGTCTCGCCGAACGGCATCCACCTGACGCTCAAATTCCTGGGGCAGGCGGCGCCGGGCCAGATTGAAGCCATTCGGGCGGCGCTGGCCACGGCGGTCGAGCCGGTCCCCGCCTTCGAACTGGGGCTTTCCGGGCTTGGCGCTTTCCCCAACCTGCGGCGGATGAACGTCGTCTGGTGCGGCCTGTCCGGCGGCCTGGATCGTCTGGTCGAGCTGCAGCGGGCGGTTGAGGCAGAGGTATCGCCGCTGGGTTTTCCGGCCGAAAACCGGGCTTTTTCACCCCACCTCACCCTGGCCCGGCTGCGCGAGGACGTTTCCGCTGAAGCGCGGCAGGCGCTGGCCAAAAAGCTGGCCGGGACGAAGTTCGAGCCGGACCTGAAGATCCCCGTCGAAGATGTCAGCCTGATGCAGAGCACCCTGCTGCCCCGGGGCGCCGAGTACCGGTGTCTGGCCTCGTTTCGCCTGGCCGGCCGGCAGCCGGACCGGCGGCAAGCACCATGA
- a CDS encoding amidohydrolase family protein, with protein MIIDFHTHIFPPQLIAERQKYLADPCFRLLYSSPKARLAAADELISEMDAAGVDKAVIQNIGWTSHELCVRTNDYLLEAAARYPGRLIPFVAVQPLAGNQAINEIKRCAAAGARGIGELRPDVQGFDLGDDRVIKPFVGALVENSLVLLLHADEPVGHAYPGKGSLTPGVLYPFIAANPDLKLALAHWGGGLPFYALMPEVGAALKNTWFDSAATPYLYRPEVYERAADLVGETRILFGSDWPLLGQRRCLDELKTLNLSTQTLKAVLGGNAAALLGLAND; from the coding sequence GTGATCATAGACTTCCATACCCACATCTTCCCGCCGCAGCTTATTGCCGAACGGCAAAAATATCTCGCCGACCCCTGCTTCCGGCTGCTGTATTCCAGCCCGAAAGCCCGCCTGGCGGCCGCCGATGAACTAATTTCCGAAATGGATGCGGCCGGCGTCGATAAAGCCGTCATCCAGAACATCGGCTGGACTTCTCACGAGCTGTGCGTCCGCACCAACGACTACCTGCTGGAAGCGGCCGCCAGATACCCCGGCCGGCTCATTCCCTTCGTCGCCGTCCAGCCGCTGGCTGGGAACCAAGCCATTAACGAAATCAAACGCTGCGCCGCTGCGGGCGCCCGGGGTATCGGCGAACTGCGGCCGGATGTCCAGGGATTTGACCTCGGCGACGATAGAGTCATCAAACCCTTCGTAGGAGCCCTGGTCGAGAATAGCCTGGTCCTGCTGCTCCACGCCGACGAACCGGTCGGCCACGCTTATCCCGGCAAAGGTTCGTTGACGCCCGGCGTCCTCTACCCCTTCATCGCCGCCAACCCGGATTTAAAGCTGGCACTGGCCCACTGGGGCGGCGGTCTGCCGTTCTATGCCCTGATGCCGGAGGTCGGGGCGGCGCTCAAAAACACCTGGTTCGACAGCGCCGCCACACCCTACCTGTACCGGCCGGAGGTCTACGAACGAGCCGCCGACCTGGTCGGGGAGACCAGGATCCTTTTCGGCTCGGACTGGCCGCTCTTAGGCCAGCGGCGCTGCCTAGATGAGTTGAAAACGCTTAATCTTTCGACCCAAACGCTCAAGGCTGTCCTGGGCGGCAATGCCGCCGCCCTGCTGGGGCTGGCGAATGACTGA
- a CDS encoding TOBE domain-containing protein, giving the protein MISARNQFKGKIKNVRLGTVMAEVIIDVNGLEIVSLISRTSAASMDLKVGDMVTAIVKSTEVMVAKD; this is encoded by the coding sequence ATGATCAGCGCGCGCAACCAGTTCAAAGGCAAGATCAAGAACGTCAGACTGGGCACGGTCATGGCCGAGGTGATCATCGATGTCAACGGCCTGGAGATTGTCAGCCTCATCTCCCGCACCTCCGCCGCCTCGATGGATCTAAAAGTTGGCGACATGGTGACCGCCATCGTCAAGTCCACCGAGGTCATGGTGGCCAAAGATTAG
- a CDS encoding ABC transporter permease, translated as MAGLFRSVWVTAYRELIRFYSDGARVFSSFAMPVLFLFVLGSGFSRTIGALMPGVDFLQFMYPGIVALIAFQTSLQSGLSIVWDREFGFLKEVLVAPLPRHGIVFGKALGTAVIALFQGMILLVLAPIVGVELSLGAVAQLMPVLILISLSISGLGLLIASGMRSMSGFQMATQLVVFPTMFASGAFFPLNNVPGWLAALAKINPLTYGVDAVRHLLLGGEAAAAFGVRLFGRSLSFSQDLVIIAGIGLVFIALAALSFGRRD; from the coding sequence ATGGCCGGGCTGTTCCGTTCCGTCTGGGTCACCGCCTACCGGGAGCTCATCCGCTTCTATTCTGACGGGGCGAGGGTCTTTTCCTCCTTCGCCATGCCGGTGCTGTTCCTGTTCGTCCTCGGTTCCGGCTTCTCGCGCACCATCGGCGCGCTGATGCCCGGCGTGGATTTCCTGCAGTTCATGTACCCCGGCATCGTCGCCCTGATCGCCTTCCAGACATCGCTCCAGAGCGGCCTGTCCATTGTCTGGGACCGCGAGTTCGGCTTCCTGAAAGAGGTGCTGGTAGCGCCGCTGCCCAGGCACGGCATCGTCTTCGGCAAGGCGCTGGGGACGGCGGTTATCGCCCTGTTCCAGGGCATGATCCTGCTCGTCCTGGCGCCGATAGTCGGCGTCGAGCTGAGCCTCGGCGCCGTGGCGCAACTGATGCCGGTGCTGATACTTATTTCGCTGTCCATCTCCGGCCTCGGGCTGCTCATCGCCTCCGGCATGCGCAGCATGTCCGGCTTCCAGATGGCCACCCAGCTGGTGGTTTTCCCCACCATGTTCGCCTCCGGGGCTTTCTTCCCGCTCAACAACGTGCCCGGCTGGCTGGCCGCCCTGGCCAAGATCAACCCTTTAACCTACGGCGTCGACGCCGTCCGCCACCTGCTGCTGGGCGGCGAGGCCGCCGCCGCCTTCGGCGTCCGCCTCTTCGGGCGGAGCCTCAGTTTCAGCCAGGACCTGGTGATCATCGCCGGCATCGGTTTGGTCTTTATAGCTCTGGCGGCGCTGTCGTTTGGCCGCCGGGACTAG
- a CDS encoding ATP-binding cassette domain-containing protein — MPENTGNIIEVKDLTRKFKNLTAVDRVSFEVRQGEVFGFLGPNGAGKTTTINMLCTLLKPTSGRAAVNGYDVVSQTDQVRSSIGLVFQDTTLDDYMSAEQNLRFHAYAYGVPAEVREERLQSLMEMVELWPRRKDRTRTYSGGMRRRLEIARGLLHHPRVLFLDEPTIGLDPQTRNKIWSYIHELRRQIGITIFMTTHYMDEADLNCDRIGIIDHGRIIALDTPRRLKDAVGGDVITLRTADNAAAIEEIRQKHGIEGHVQDGHVHFSVANGEAFLPELIRSFSGQIQGVSLRRPTLDDVFLKYTGREIRAEELNSMDNMRLRHNAWASSRRR; from the coding sequence ATGCCTGAAAACACCGGCAACATCATTGAAGTCAAGGACCTCACCCGGAAATTCAAGAACCTGACCGCCGTGGACCGCGTATCCTTCGAGGTGAGGCAGGGCGAGGTTTTCGGATTCCTTGGACCCAACGGCGCCGGCAAGACCACCACCATCAACATGCTGTGCACCCTGCTGAAACCCACCTCCGGCCGGGCGGCGGTCAACGGCTACGACGTCGTCAGCCAGACCGACCAGGTGCGCTCCTCCATCGGGCTGGTATTCCAGGACACCACCCTGGATGATTATATGAGCGCCGAACAGAACCTGCGCTTTCACGCCTACGCCTACGGCGTCCCGGCCGAAGTCCGTGAAGAGCGCCTGCAGTCGCTAATGGAGATGGTGGAACTCTGGCCCAGGCGCAAAGACCGCACCCGCACCTATTCCGGGGGCATGCGCCGCCGCCTGGAGATCGCCCGGGGGCTGCTGCACCATCCCAGGGTGCTGTTCCTCGACGAGCCGACCATCGGCCTGGACCCGCAGACCCGCAACAAGATCTGGAGTTATATCCACGAACTGCGCCGCCAGATCGGCATCACCATCTTCATGACCACCCACTACATGGACGAAGCCGACCTCAACTGTGACCGCATCGGCATCATCGACCACGGCAGGATAATCGCCCTGGACACGCCGCGGCGCCTCAAGGACGCCGTCGGCGGCGACGTCATCACCCTGCGCACCGCCGACAACGCCGCCGCGATAGAGGAAATCAGGCAGAAGCACGGCATCGAGGGCCACGTCCAGGACGGGCACGTCCATTTTTCGGTGGCCAACGGCGAGGCTTTCCTGCCGGAACTGATCAGGAGTTTTTCCGGCCAGATCCAGGGGGTGTCGCTGCGCCGGCCGACACTGGACGACGTCTTCCTGAAATACACCGGCCGGGAGATCCGGGCGGAAGAATTGAACTCCATGGACAATATGCGCCTGCGGCACAACGCCTGGGCGTCTTCGAGGCGGCGCTAG
- a CDS encoding patatin-like phospholipase family protein, with the protein MKLGLALSGGAARGLAHVGVIGVLERENIQVDMLAGTSMGAIVGAAYARGASAAELKAYALDLTWPKLVRLFDFNPFKTSGLSGTRRIREKLKEIIGDLDFSELQRPFACVATDLISGEEVVFTRGRVLDAVLASMSLPLVFKVPRLGRRYLVDGGLCDPLPVNPARALGADKVIAVNVLKNLGILPPRRAADKRRVPPNMFRVAEQVIYIASAHLAEAGARDADALIEPDMTGIHLEDFGLAGEAIARGEKAAENYLSQLVSKTAAEKA; encoded by the coding sequence GTGAAACTGGGGCTGGCCCTGTCCGGGGGCGCCGCCCGCGGCCTGGCCCACGTCGGCGTCATCGGAGTGCTGGAGCGAGAAAACATCCAGGTTGATATGCTGGCCGGGACGTCCATGGGCGCCATTGTCGGCGCCGCCTATGCCCGCGGCGCCTCGGCGGCGGAACTCAAAGCCTACGCCCTGGACCTGACCTGGCCTAAGCTGGTGCGCCTGTTCGATTTCAACCCGTTCAAGACCAGCGGCCTCTCCGGCACCCGCCGCATCCGGGAAAAATTGAAGGAGATCATCGGCGACCTGGATTTTTCAGAACTGCAGCGGCCGTTCGCCTGCGTCGCCACCGATCTGATTTCCGGCGAGGAAGTGGTTTTCACCCGGGGCAGAGTTCTGGACGCGGTGCTGGCCAGCATGTCCCTGCCGCTGGTGTTCAAGGTGCCCCGGCTGGGCCGCCGCTATTTAGTCGACGGCGGGCTGTGCGACCCGCTGCCAGTCAACCCGGCGCGGGCGCTGGGCGCGGATAAGGTTATCGCTGTGAACGTCCTGAAGAACTTAGGCATTCTGCCGCCCCGACGGGCGGCGGACAAACGGCGGGTACCGCCCAACATGTTCCGCGTGGCCGAACAGGTGATATACATCGCCTCGGCTCACCTGGCCGAGGCCGGCGCCCGGGACGCCGACGCCCTCATCGAACCGGATATGACAGGCATCCACCTGGAGGACTTCGGACTTGCCGGCGAGGCCATCGCCAGGGGGGAGAAGGCCGCGGAGAATTACCTATCCCAGCTGGTTAGCAAAACTGCCGCCGAAAAGGCATAA
- a CDS encoding GNAT family protein — MTRPQPPVHNQGYDDIEIVGREIKLRPMTAADADAAWDLVHDNREILKWLLWDGPTDKTEFARRYAEDFPEEMRQGRGYRFAIEPLAGPEFAGSISVKLPYYPNSADLGYWLGIPFWNRGYMTEAIGLACYFAFTCLDCVRVSSTVFADNMASRRALEKNGFIVDGQLRRDVFKYGQWQDTYFMTLLSEEWCRSRFEPVSIRLIPHVEPPGAAA, encoded by the coding sequence ATGACCAGACCGCAGCCACCCGTCCATAACCAGGGTTACGATGACATCGAAATCGTCGGCCGTGAAATCAAGCTGCGGCCGATGACCGCGGCCGACGCCGATGCCGCCTGGGACCTGGTTCATGATAACCGGGAAATCCTGAAATGGCTGCTGTGGGACGGCCCGACGGACAAAACCGAATTCGCCCGCCGCTACGCTGAGGATTTTCCGGAGGAAATGCGGCAGGGCAGGGGCTACCGTTTCGCCATCGAACCGCTGGCCGGCCCGGAGTTCGCCGGCAGCATCAGTGTCAAGCTGCCGTACTACCCCAATTCGGCCGACCTGGGCTACTGGCTGGGCATCCCCTTCTGGAACCGGGGCTACATGACCGAGGCTATCGGCCTGGCCTGCTACTTCGCCTTCACCTGCCTGGACTGCGTCCGTGTATCCTCGACCGTCTTTGCCGACAACATGGCTTCGCGCCGGGCGCTGGAGAAGAACGGCTTCATCGTTGACGGGCAGCTGCGACGCGACGTCTTCAAATACGGCCAGTGGCAGGATACTTACTTCATGACCCTGCTTTCCGAGGAATGGTGCCGATCCCGCTTCGAACCGGTGTCCATCAGGCTGATACCTCATGTCGAGCCGCCGGGGGCGGCGGCGTGA
- a CDS encoding ATP-binding protein produces MTEKLGIVTAGSLNKGIEVKLDGGSSIEDMAVGRYVTIEGKKRRFFGMITDVSLGVTDLNLTVSPPSGDDFLSEVLSGTSAYGSLHVAPYLTIGGDAKSIVEGAQPVKTIPSHFSIVKEASAEDIESVFGKEDKEKFWIGNPLDMEVKLCLDLPTLAKRSNGIFGKSGTGKTFLTRMLLIGLLQKSAAVNLVFDMHSEYGWAGTSEKKRQVKALKQLFPSKVAVFTLDEQNSRARGVSTDYVVQIGFEEIEPEDISLLRQALNLTDQAVEAVYQLRRHYGRGWIAAAQKIEDSETLEELKIHESTFQNLRRGLNTIQRLPFISSNAPGDVVERILAYLESGKHVVLEFGRYTDITAYILVANMLTRRIYARYRDRTEKAIAADAGYPTPLVITIEEAHKFLNPAVASQTIFGTIAREMRKYSVTLLIIDQRPSGIDEEIMSQLGTKITCLLDSERDIDAVLSGVSGKGELKNVLAKLSARQQALIFGHAVPMPVAFVPREYGQSYGDWGEQAAKVTEKEIEDLWT; encoded by the coding sequence ATGACCGAAAAACTGGGCATCGTCACTGCCGGCTCGCTCAACAAAGGCATCGAGGTCAAGCTCGACGGTGGGTCATCCATCGAGGACATGGCCGTCGGCCGCTACGTCACCATCGAGGGCAAGAAGCGGCGGTTCTTCGGCATGATCACCGACGTTTCGCTGGGGGTCACCGACCTCAACCTGACCGTGTCGCCGCCGTCGGGCGATGATTTCCTGTCCGAGGTGCTGTCAGGTACTTCGGCTTACGGCTCACTGCACGTCGCCCCCTACCTCACCATCGGCGGCGACGCTAAATCCATCGTCGAGGGCGCTCAACCGGTCAAGACGATTCCGAGCCATTTTTCGATCGTCAAAGAAGCCTCAGCCGAGGATATCGAGTCGGTCTTCGGCAAAGAAGACAAAGAGAAGTTCTGGATCGGCAACCCGCTGGATATGGAGGTGAAACTGTGTCTCGATTTGCCGACGTTAGCCAAAAGGTCGAACGGCATCTTCGGCAAAAGCGGCACCGGCAAGACCTTCCTGACGCGGATGCTCTTGATCGGCCTGCTGCAGAAGTCGGCGGCGGTCAACCTGGTCTTTGACATGCACTCCGAGTACGGCTGGGCGGGTACAAGCGAAAAGAAGCGGCAGGTCAAGGCGCTGAAGCAATTATTCCCGTCCAAAGTGGCTGTCTTCACCCTGGACGAGCAGAACTCCCGCGCCCGCGGCGTTTCCACCGACTACGTGGTGCAGATCGGCTTCGAGGAGATTGAGCCGGAGGATATCTCGCTGCTGCGGCAGGCGTTGAACCTGACCGACCAGGCGGTAGAGGCCGTCTACCAGCTGCGGCGGCATTACGGCCGGGGCTGGATCGCCGCGGCCCAGAAGATCGAGGACTCCGAGACCCTGGAAGAGTTGAAGATCCACGAGAGCACCTTTCAGAACCTGCGGCGCGGCTTAAATACCATTCAGCGACTGCCATTCATCTCATCGAATGCCCCGGGCGACGTCGTCGAGCGCATCCTGGCCTATCTCGAATCCGGCAAGCACGTCGTGCTGGAGTTCGGCCGCTACACCGACATCACCGCCTATATCCTGGTGGCCAATATGCTGACCCGGCGCATCTACGCCCGCTACCGCGACCGGACGGAGAAGGCCATCGCCGCGGACGCCGGCTACCCGACGCCGCTGGTCATCACCATCGAGGAAGCGCACAAGTTCCTTAATCCGGCCGTCGCCAGTCAAACCATTTTCGGCACCATCGCCCGGGAGATGCGCAAGTACTCGGTGACGCTTTTAATCATCGACCAGCGGCCCTCAGGCATCGACGAGGAGATCATGAGCCAGCTGGGCACAAAAATTACGTGCCTGCTCGATTCAGAGCGCGACATCGACGCCGTGCTGTCCGGTGTCTCCGGCAAGGGCGAACTTAAAAACGTGCTGGCCAAGCTCTCGGCGCGGCAGCAGGCGCTCATCTTCGGCCACGCCGTGCCCATGCCCGTGGCTTTCGTGCCGCGGGAATACGGCCAGAGCTACGGCGACTGGGGCGAGCAGGCTGCGAAGGTGACCGAAAAGGAGATTGAGGACTTGTGGACATAA
- a CDS encoding DNA double-strand break repair nuclease NurA: MSLDLTRVAAQINAMAEKLAENGAERRARLAAAAEQLGSAGDPAALRDKVRLSRTSFLLAAPLTTLDERHSPASPPAAYSVIAADGSHIDVDRNYSTSCSLINIGTVRLDYGAEADAWLDSRPRLLSDESDLVIADPGGAGRVPVKGPLLGIKRDVEECAALAALAAALPLERPALALADGTLIRWNLTTSNYEAYVIRELLDEGYLKCLSAFQSLCAERPLGVASYISSPGGEEVVNTLRLTLCPYEPANCDRHCGKLGYGERPCDPVSGVSDAELFGRFLAAGERSAIFESTSKVISQYYGEHRICFFYLKLEDEIARVELPVWLASDPGRVGLIHTLVLEQVKKGHGYPVALSEAHEQAVVTGADREVFYEVIDAYLADRGLASAVSAKSFSKKARWI, translated from the coding sequence GTGTCGCTGGACCTCACCAGGGTCGCCGCCCAGATCAACGCCATGGCCGAAAAGCTGGCCGAAAACGGCGCCGAGCGCCGCGCCCGCCTGGCGGCCGCCGCCGAACAGCTGGGCAGCGCCGGCGACCCGGCCGCTCTGCGCGACAAGGTACGCCTCAGCCGGACAAGTTTCCTCCTGGCCGCCCCCTTGACAACCCTGGACGAACGGCACTCCCCCGCCAGCCCCCCGGCGGCTTACTCCGTTATAGCCGCCGACGGCTCGCATATAGACGTTGACCGCAACTACTCCACGTCCTGTTCCCTGATCAATATCGGCACGGTGCGCCTGGACTACGGCGCCGAGGCCGACGCCTGGCTCGACAGCCGGCCGCGGCTCCTCTCCGATGAATCCGACCTGGTCATCGCCGATCCGGGCGGCGCCGGGCGGGTCCCGGTCAAGGGCCCGCTGCTGGGCATCAAGCGGGATGTCGAGGAGTGCGCTGCCCTGGCGGCGCTGGCGGCAGCTCTGCCGCTGGAGAGACCGGCCCTGGCGCTGGCCGACGGCACGCTCATCCGCTGGAACCTGACGACGTCAAATTATGAGGCTTACGTCATCCGCGAACTCCTCGACGAAGGATACCTGAAATGCCTGTCGGCGTTCCAAAGCCTGTGCGCCGAGCGCCCCCTTGGAGTGGCCTCCTACATCTCGTCCCCCGGCGGCGAGGAGGTTGTCAACACCCTGCGCCTGACCCTCTGCCCCTACGAACCGGCCAACTGCGACCGCCACTGCGGCAAGCTGGGGTACGGCGAAAGGCCGTGCGACCCGGTTTCCGGCGTATCTGACGCCGAGCTTTTTGGGAGGTTCCTGGCCGCCGGCGAACGGTCGGCCATTTTCGAGAGCACCTCAAAAGTTATCAGCCAGTACTACGGCGAGCACCGCATCTGCTTTTTCTATCTCAAACTTGAGGATGAGATAGCCCGCGTCGAGCTGCCGGTGTGGCTGGCAAGCGACCCTGGCCGAGTCGGCCTAATCCATACCTTAGTCCTGGAACAGGTGAAGAAGGGCCACGGCTACCCTGTGGCCCTCTCCGAAGCCCACGAGCAGGCGGTGGTCACCGGCGCCGACCGGGAGGTCTTCTACGAGGTGATAGACGCCTATCTGGCCGACCGAGGCCTGGCCTCCGCCGTATCAGCCAAGAGCTTCTCCAAAAAAGCGAGGTGGATCTAG
- a CDS encoding MBL fold metallo-hydrolase: MNNPPLPLARRRAKDYYGRRMEIFPGIHWLKGVIGGNSWLVMETGYAFIIDTGSTGNAHHILRRAQTLGVADKLKYIVLTHADIDHAGSAAELKKLTGASIALHAAEVPFMAEKANLPGGLRWLSGVFPKMSRCARIEPDLLLNEGDVIGVYEVVHVPGHTPGSICLYEPRKLIFTGDALRTHARDRLLPPSKPTAVNLRQATDSMKKIAGLDFYALFGGHGPPVIGNAGAKLRDMISRLPREAF, translated from the coding sequence ATGAATAACCCGCCTTTGCCCCTTGCCCGCCGCCGGGCGAAAGACTATTATGGGCGGCGTATGGAAATCTTCCCCGGCATCCACTGGCTGAAAGGCGTCATCGGCGGCAACTCCTGGCTGGTGATGGAGACCGGATACGCTTTTATCATTGACACCGGTTCGACCGGCAACGCCCACCACATCCTCCGCCGCGCCCAGACCCTGGGCGTGGCTGATAAACTCAAATATATCGTCCTGACCCATGCCGACATAGACCACGCCGGCTCGGCGGCGGAGCTTAAGAAGCTGACCGGCGCTTCCATCGCCCTTCATGCCGCCGAGGTGCCGTTCATGGCGGAAAAAGCCAACCTGCCCGGTGGCCTGCGCTGGCTGTCCGGCGTCTTCCCGAAGATGAGCCGCTGCGCCCGGATAGAGCCTGACCTGCTGCTGAACGAGGGTGACGTTATCGGAGTTTACGAGGTGGTCCATGTACCCGGCCATACCCCCGGCAGCATCTGCCTCTACGAACCGCGGAAACTTATCTTCACCGGCGACGCCCTGCGCACCCACGCCCGTGACCGGCTGCTGCCGCCGTCCAAGCCGACCGCCGTGAACCTGCGGCAGGCGACCGATTCGATGAAAAAGATCGCCGGGCTGGATTTTTATGCCCTGTTCGGCGGCCACGGCCCGCCGGTCATCGGCAACGCCGGCGCCAAGCTGCGGGATATGATCTCCCGCCTGCCGCGCGAAGCGTTTTGA
- a CDS encoding YajQ family cyclic di-GMP-binding protein translates to MPSVDVVSAVDLQALDNAINNVKRDITTRYDFRNIKSEVSLNRKEKTIHLESADDLKVKAMTEMLIGQVIRFGLDAKCLDFGKMESTAQGGAEMTVKIKEGIPRELAQKMVKFIKGLKVKVEPAIQEDQLRITGKQIDDLQAVMAQLRAQDYDIPLQFVNMKR, encoded by the coding sequence ATGCCGTCGGTAGATGTGGTCAGCGCGGTGGACCTGCAGGCACTGGACAACGCCATCAACAACGTCAAGCGGGACATCACCACCCGCTACGATTTCCGCAACATCAAGTCCGAGGTTTCTTTGAACCGCAAGGAGAAGACCATCCACTTGGAATCCGCCGACGACCTTAAGGTCAAGGCCATGACCGAGATGCTCATCGGCCAGGTCATCCGCTTCGGCCTGGACGCCAAGTGCCTGGACTTCGGCAAAATGGAGTCCACCGCCCAGGGCGGCGCCGAAATGACAGTCAAGATCAAAGAGGGCATCCCGCGGGAGCTTGCCCAGAAGATGGTGAAATTCATCAAAGGCCTGAAGGTTAAGGTGGAACCGGCCATCCAGGAAGACCAGCTCCGGATCACCGGCAAGCAGATTGACGACCTTCAGGCGGTCATGGCCCAGCTCAGAGCCCAGGACTATGATATCCCGCTTCAGTTCGTGAATATGAAGCGGTAG
- a CDS encoding LysE family transporter, protein MLALLASVFVISLSGALMPGPMFATVLAKSYKSPWAGAQASMGHAVVEVPLILLIYFGAAAFFDQAAVRFILGVAGGGMVVWMGVGMFRARKSIASGQKDTRYNAFTAGIMLSAGNPFFILWWATVGALLVLQAAEFGSGGLWALILTHWSTDLIWLSVVSGLVYKTHRLWAPAFQTAVFTACSLLLIGFGGWFIVSGLQAVI, encoded by the coding sequence ATGCTGGCGCTTCTGGCTTCCGTCTTCGTCATCTCGCTGTCCGGCGCCCTGATGCCCGGGCCGATGTTCGCCACAGTGCTGGCTAAAAGCTACAAGTCACCGTGGGCCGGCGCCCAGGCCTCGATGGGACACGCCGTCGTCGAGGTGCCTCTCATCCTGCTCATCTACTTCGGCGCCGCCGCTTTTTTCGACCAGGCCGCGGTCAGGTTCATCCTCGGCGTCGCCGGCGGCGGCATGGTGGTGTGGATGGGCGTCGGCATGTTCCGCGCCCGCAAATCCATCGCCTCCGGGCAGAAGGACACCCGCTACAACGCCTTCACCGCCGGCATCATGCTTTCGGCGGGCAATCCGTTCTTCATTCTGTGGTGGGCGACCGTTGGAGCCCTCCTGGTGCTGCAGGCGGCTGAATTCGGCTCAGGCGGCCTCTGGGCGCTAATCCTGACCCACTGGTCAACTGATTTGATCTGGCTTTCGGTTGTCTCCGGGCTGGTGTACAAGACCCACCGGCTGTGGGCCCCGGCCTTCCAGACGGCGGTGTTCACCGCTTGCTCGCTGCTGCTCATCGGCTTTGGCGGCTGGTTCATCGTTTCCGGCTTGCAGGCGGTTATTTGA